The following are encoded in a window of Oncorhynchus keta strain PuntledgeMale-10-30-2019 chromosome 10, Oket_V2, whole genome shotgun sequence genomic DNA:
- the LOC118389283 gene encoding 39S ribosomal protein L4, mitochondrial-like isoform X2, with protein MYASLPISWTMQDQRPPPPSDSRLPVLGRCDAVVPVHLSPVQTWVETLERQDSKRLGLVDLHPDVFAVPTRWCFSWTQRTNQFLLLVSHESTCSRAKNYPQLQTGLSPCG; from the exons ATGTACGCATCCCTTCCAATCTCGTGGACCATGCAAGATCAA AGGCCCCCTCCTCCATCAGACTCCCGTCTTCCTGTGTTGGGGAGGTGTGACGCTGTCGTCCCTGTACACCTGAGCCCAGTACAGACATGGGTGGAGACGTTGGAGAGGCAGGACAGTAAACGGTTAGGTTTGGTTGACCTTCACCCCGATGTCTTTGCAGTCCCTACCAG GTGGTGTTTCTCATGGACCCAGAGGACCAACCAGTTTTTACTACTTGTTTCCCATGAAAGTACGTGTTCAAGGGCTAAAAATTACCCCCAGCTCCAAACAG GATTATCTCCATGTGGTTGA